Genomic DNA from Anaeromyxobacter sp.:
AGCAGGCGGCCGGCCAGGGCAGGGCCGGCAACGCCATCGGCGGCCTGATCTTCCAGTGGAGCGACGGCTGGTGGAAGTTCAAGCAGGAGACCAACCTCGAGGTCCAGGACACCAACGCCTCCTGGCCCAACGGCGGCTACAAGGAGGACCACGTCGAGGGCGAGAACAACATGAACGAGGAGTGGTGGGGGCTGTGCGCCAAGGGGGCGCCGGACGCCCGCGGCCTCTACGAGCTGCAGCCGCGCACCGCCTACTACGCCCTGCAGCAGGCCTTCCGGCTCGACCCCTACGCCGCCGGCACCACCCCGGCCGCCATCGCGGCCCACTTCGGCGCCATCACCCCGGAGGAGCTGGCCTTCCGCTACCAGGCCAGCAAGGCGGCCGGCGCCGCCGCGGCGCTCTCCATGATCCGGCTCACCGACGCGCGCCTCTCCTTCGAGACCTACTCCACCGGCGGCAACTCCCGCTGGCAGCGCCCCGACGCCCCCAGCGGCGGGCGCGGCTTCGACCACACGGAGTCCTTCTACGCCACCGTGCAGGTGCAGCCGACCGAGAAGGTCACCGGCAAGGTGGAGTTCAACGTCCTCGGCAACGTGGCGCAGAACCCCATCGACGAGATCTTCTACGAGCGGCGCGGCAAGCCGGTACACGCTGTCGTTCTTCGTCCCGAACGACGACGGCACCTTCACGAGGAGCGACCCGCGGACCATCTCGGACAACGAGCGGATCAAGATCTACAAGGCCAGCGTCGCCTGGAACGACACCTACTTCCGGCTCGACGGCTTCTTCCGCTCCGGCCACTACCACTGGGGCGACGAGGGTGACCTCCTCGGCCTGTACCGCGAGGCCAACGACCCGGGCATCGACGTCTACGGCGCCGATGCGCCGCTGGGCGTCGAGGTGGCCGGCAAGAAGCAGCTCGAGGGGCTGAAGCTGGCCTTCGGGCCGCAGCTGTGGTGGGGCGCCAACCCCGCCATCATGGGCAAGTACCGCCGCCAGGTGGGCCCGGTGACCTTCACCCTGCTCCACGAGGAGGATCTGTCCCAGGCCGGCATCCTGGGCAAGCCGGGCAGCGCCAGCAGCCCCGGGCCCGCCGGGACGGCCCTCCCCTCGTCGGTGGCCATCCCGCAGCTCGCCACCCGCAAGACCGTGCTGTCGCTCGAGGCGCGGCGCGGCATCATCGGCCTGGAGCTCTCCGGCCTGGTGGGCGGCGCCAACCGGGTGGGCGACCTGTTCCTCGACGAGCAGGGGACCACCGACCGCATCGTCTCCACCGACACGCTGGGCGCCCGCGCCAAGGTCACGGCGGAGGCCGGCCGCTGGCACTGGTACGGCCAGGGCGCCTACATGGGGCTGGTGGCCGAGGCCGGGCCCGACGCCCGCAAGACCTTCACCGGCTGGACCCTCAAGGACTCCGGCTCCGGCAACCAGGTGAACCTGCTCACCGGCCTGGCGGTCACGCTGGGCAAGTTCCAGATCGGCCCCAACTTCCTGTGGCAGAAGCCGCTGGTGGGACCGGGCCCGAGCCTGGCCACCTTCCCGGACAACACCCGGTCGCGCAACGTGCGCGACGACCCGTTCTCGGTGCGCGCCAACCGGGAGACCACGGCGGCGGAGCTCATGCTGGTCTTCGACCCGACCCCCGCCACCTGGATGTGGGCCTGGGACAACGACCTGCGCGAGGACGCCCCCCTGGCGGCCAGCCTGGACGTCTCCTACCGCCACATGCCCACCACCATGGACGCCACCTTCTGGTACGCGGCCGACGGCCTGACGGTCACGCCCTGGGACCGCGGCGTGCCGGCGGCCGACGTCTGGGAGGTGAACGCCCGGGTGGTGTCGGTCCCGCGTCCGGACCTCCGGCTGGTGGCCCACCTGTTCGGCGGCAACCCGCAGGCCAACGGCCAGGACGCGCGCCAGCCCAACCGCTACGGCGGCGACGCCCGGGTGACCTGGCGCTCCCTCTCGGTGGCCGGCTTCGCCAAGTTCAACGACTGGGGCCCCTACGACTACTACCGGGACTTCAACAGCACCCTGCCGCTGCAGCTCATGGGCGACGTCTCCTGGACGCTCGGCCCGGCCCGCTGGCTCTGGCTCCAGCAGACCCGGCTCGGCCTCAAGGCCACCAGCCGCTACCTGAACGGCTACTCCGGCGCCCGCTACAAGGCGGACCCGGCCGACCCCAAGGCCTGGGGCCACGAGTACGAGCTGCGCACCTACCTCGTCGTCACCCTCTGACCCAAGGGAGCCCACGGCGCATGTCCGGACCGACCCCCGCCGCCCACCGGCTCATGGACGCGCCCTTCGCGGGCGCGCCCGCCCTGCCGCACGCCGGCGCCACCCGCGCCGAGCTCGAGGCCCTGCTCCGGCAGGCCCTGGCGCGCGGGCTGCACGGCCTCTGCTTCGGCGCCTACCTGCCGGGGCAGAGCCCGGAGCAGGGCAGCCAGCTCGACGAGGCGCAGATCCGCGCCCGGCTGGAGCTGATCCGCCCCTTCACCCGCTGGGTGCGCAGCTTCTCCTGCACCGACGGCAACCAGCTGACGCCGCGCCTGGCGCACCAGCTCGGCCTGAAGACCATGGTGGGCGCCTGGCTGGGCGCCGACCGGGAGAAGAACGAGGTGGAGCTGGCCGCGGCCATCGAGGTGGCGCGCGCCGGCCACGCCGACCTGCTGGCCATCGGCAACGAGGTGCTCCTCCGGGAGGACCTCCCGGAGGCCGAGCTGATCGGCTACCTGGAGCGGGCCCGGGCCGCGGCGCCCGGGGTGCCGGTGGGCTACGTGGACGCCTACTACCTGTTCTGCCAGCACCCGCGGCTGGTGGCGGCCTGCGACGTCCTGCTGATCAACTGCTACCCCTTCTGGGAGTACTGCGCGCTCGAGCACGCGCTGGCCTACATGAAGGAGATGGTGGCCCGGGTGGAGCGGGTGGCCGGCGGGCGCCGCATCATCATCAGCGAGACCGGCTGGCCCAGCGCCGGCACGCCGGTGGGCGCGGCGGTGCCCTCGGTGGAGAACGCGCTGCGCTACCTGCTGGCCACCCTGGAGTGGACCGACGCCGCCGGCCTCGACCTCTTCTACTTCGCCGCCTTCGACGAGGCCTGGAAGGCCGGCGCCGAGGGCGATCGGGGCGTCACCTGGGGCCTGTGGGACCAGGACGGACGGCCGAAGTATGGCGGGTAGGCCCCGGTGAGCGCGGCGGCCAGGCCGGCCTGGCTCCAGCCCGCCTGGCTGGGGAGGGCCATCTGCTACTCCGGGTACCGCGCCGGGCAGAGCCCCGACGCCGGACGGTACCCCTCGTACCAGGAGGTCCACCAGGACCTCAGGCTGCTGGCGCGCCACTGGCGGGTCCTGCGCCTGTACGACTGCTCGCCCCACGCCGAGCTGGTGCTGGAGGTGATCCGGCGGGAGCGGCTCGACCTCGCGGTGCTGCTCGGCGCCTGGCTGGCGGCCGAGGCCGACAACCCCGGCTGCCCGTGGGGTGGCGTGCACGGGGAGGCCCAGCTGGCGCGCAACGTGGCCGAGAACGGGCGGGAGCTGGACCGGCTGGTGGACCTGGCGCGGCGCCACCCGGAGGTGGTGGTGGCCGTCTCGGTGGGCAACGAGGCCTGCGTGGACTGGACCGATCACCTGGTGCCGCCGGCGCGGGTGCTCGGCTACGTCCGGCAGGTCAAGCGGCTGGTGCCGCAGCCGGTCACGGTCTGCGACAACTACCTGCCCTGGTGCGGCCCGCTCGACGCCCTGGCCGGCGAGGTGGACTTCATCTCGCTGCACAGCTACCCGGCCTGGGAGGCCAAGCCCGTGGGCCAGGCGCTCCCCTTCACCGAGGCCAACTGGTGGGCCGTGGCCGAGCGCTTCCCCGGCACGCCGGTGGTCGTCACCGAGGCCGGCTGGACCACCCGCTCGGGCGGGCGCGGCGTCCGCGCCGAGGACGCCACCCCGGAGAACCAGGCCACCTACCTGGCCGCGCTGGATCACTGGAGCCGCACCCGCGGCGTGCTCACCTTCGTCTTCGAGGCCTTCGACGAGGCCTGGAAGGGCTCGCCCGACCCGCTCGAGCCGGAGAAGCACTGGGGGGTCTTCACCGAGGACCGCCGCCCCAAGGTGGCGGTCCAGCCGCTCTTCCCGGACCTGGCGGCGGCCCCGCCCTGAGGCCCGACCCCCGCCCGCGCCTGGCGCTCCGCCGCAGCGGCGGCGCCGAGGAGACCACCGTGACAGTCCCCGTCCAGAGGCCCCGCCGACCCGCCCGCCTGCTGCTCATCGCCGCCGCGCTGGCCGCCGCCTGCGCCACGCCGCGGCCGCTCCCGGCCACCGCGCCC
This window encodes:
- a CDS encoding glycosyl hydrolase, translating into MDAPFAGAPALPHAGATRAELEALLRQALARGLHGLCFGAYLPGQSPEQGSQLDEAQIRARLELIRPFTRWVRSFSCTDGNQLTPRLAHQLGLKTMVGAWLGADREKNEVELAAAIEVARAGHADLLAIGNEVLLREDLPEAELIGYLERARAAAPGVPVGYVDAYYLFCQHPRLVAACDVLLINCYPFWEYCALEHALAYMKEMVARVERVAGGRRIIISETGWPSAGTPVGAAVPSVENALRYLLATLEWTDAAGLDLFYFAAFDEAWKAGAEGDRGVTWGLWDQDGRPKYGG
- a CDS encoding glycosyl hydrolase; translated protein: MGRAICYSGYRAGQSPDAGRYPSYQEVHQDLRLLARHWRVLRLYDCSPHAELVLEVIRRERLDLAVLLGAWLAAEADNPGCPWGGVHGEAQLARNVAENGRELDRLVDLARRHPEVVVAVSVGNEACVDWTDHLVPPARVLGYVRQVKRLVPQPVTVCDNYLPWCGPLDALAGEVDFISLHSYPAWEAKPVGQALPFTEANWWAVAERFPGTPVVVTEAGWTTRSGGRGVRAEDATPENQATYLAALDHWSRTRGVLTFVFEAFDEAWKGSPDPLEPEKHWGVFTEDRRPKVAVQPLFPDLAAAPP